A stretch of the Amycolatopsis sp. BJA-103 genome encodes the following:
- a CDS encoding helicase-related protein gives MTESRHVPHYALRKDLRAALRADLLGPQSGAKEILATDAPITAYPVGVLFPQIENSDQLAETDGVDTPPDIVRGDDSEQGETDLGVSLANRRKPSSMGMTFGVDPGVTGSVRVKVRVATYAPEDENGGPVEPRRSEARSTEQQRERWRRVPEDCEPVVVDVTSAGMYTAELCPGLELRTLIRPVDDGGTVTVTVTLVNTRRAGVHDLQDAYCFFQPEMEAYCPEGIRPFVERKAPLGAVDAEHALSRLLHRHAPYFATGHGCSVAWDWTAPPIRTSMSTRAAVSSIRTELVPSHEVLLTDSNPQIDDKALGMHRLGHGTTEDIVGALAGMLDGYEEWIKARRQEVLALEKTDYANVAREQITYCGRALERMRRGVELLADPGHPMPIEAFRLANQAMARQRGRAEWIERGRQGSPDPEAGRWRPFQIAFMLLCLEGIVDPDHEDRGIADLLWFPTGGGKTEAYLGLVAFTVFLRRLRDGEHGGGVTVLMRYTLRLLTLQQFERAAALICAMERVRAERRGGDLGSTPVSIGMWVGMSATPNKLGRAEIKLDELRKNPERPLQKENPVQLHSCPWCGEPLGAGDYEVRPQLTRMLVRCPNTDCEFGTDEGLPVHLVDEAVYDAHPTLVIATVDKFASMPWRPETAALFNRDLGSEIRKPELIVQDELHLISGPLGTLTGLYETAVDVLADRPKIVASTATIRRASGQVGALFDRKLAQFPPAGLDSRDSWFAVEASREDKASRRYIGLLTPATSQATLLVRTYAALFQAVARTEADPMVRDAYWTLVGYFNSLRLLSAAELQVLDDVQDRLELLAKRDGSSGARSVSSHIELSSRADSSAIPSYLKLLKCAWPDEEKTLDFLLATNMISVGVDIDRLGLMAVMGQPQTTAEYIQATSRVGRRHPGLIAVMLNSARSRDRSHYENFPGFHSALYREVESTSVTPFSARARDRGFHAVVVALTRLTIAKASPNQAASDIETFLPEIISTVRPAILDRVQSVDPDESEATAEYFDDFIAWWREEADAEPDLVYEAKRGSRDPALLKGFDSSDDGSGGWDTLWSLRDVDAESTLFLEKR, from the coding sequence GTGACCGAGTCCCGCCATGTGCCGCACTACGCGCTGCGCAAGGACCTTCGCGCCGCCCTACGTGCCGACCTCCTCGGTCCGCAGAGCGGTGCGAAGGAGATCCTCGCCACCGACGCTCCGATCACCGCCTATCCCGTCGGTGTCCTGTTTCCGCAGATCGAGAACTCCGATCAGCTCGCGGAGACCGACGGCGTGGACACACCTCCGGACATCGTCCGCGGGGACGATTCCGAGCAGGGTGAGACCGATCTCGGAGTCTCCCTCGCCAACCGCCGCAAACCATCGTCGATGGGCATGACGTTCGGTGTCGATCCTGGTGTCACGGGTTCGGTGCGGGTGAAGGTCCGGGTCGCGACCTATGCGCCGGAGGACGAAAACGGTGGCCCTGTCGAGCCGCGTCGGAGCGAGGCCCGTAGTACCGAACAACAGCGAGAGCGGTGGCGCCGTGTTCCCGAGGACTGCGAACCCGTGGTCGTCGACGTCACTTCCGCGGGCATGTACACCGCGGAACTGTGCCCTGGACTGGAGTTGCGTACGCTGATCCGTCCCGTTGACGACGGCGGCACGGTCACGGTGACAGTCACCCTGGTCAACACGCGGCGCGCAGGTGTCCATGACCTCCAGGATGCCTATTGCTTCTTCCAGCCTGAGATGGAGGCTTACTGCCCTGAAGGAATTCGACCGTTCGTCGAGCGAAAGGCACCCCTCGGTGCGGTGGATGCCGAGCACGCGTTGAGTCGGCTGCTGCACCGGCACGCGCCCTACTTCGCCACCGGCCACGGTTGCTCCGTCGCGTGGGACTGGACGGCTCCACCGATCCGCACCTCCATGTCGACACGGGCCGCGGTTTCGTCGATCCGTACCGAGCTGGTGCCCAGCCATGAGGTGCTGTTGACGGATTCGAACCCGCAGATCGACGACAAAGCACTAGGTATGCACCGACTCGGACATGGAACGACCGAAGACATCGTCGGTGCGCTCGCAGGCATGCTCGACGGATATGAGGAGTGGATCAAGGCGCGGAGGCAGGAGGTCCTCGCGCTGGAAAAGACCGATTACGCCAACGTGGCGCGCGAGCAGATCACGTACTGCGGGCGAGCGCTCGAACGGATGAGGAGAGGGGTCGAGCTGCTGGCCGATCCGGGTCACCCCATGCCGATCGAGGCGTTCCGCTTGGCGAACCAGGCCATGGCCCGCCAGCGAGGTCGAGCGGAGTGGATCGAAAGGGGGCGACAAGGCTCGCCAGATCCCGAGGCTGGTCGGTGGCGACCGTTCCAGATCGCGTTCATGCTGCTCTGTCTGGAAGGTATCGTCGACCCGGATCACGAGGACCGCGGTATCGCCGACCTGTTGTGGTTCCCGACCGGTGGCGGGAAGACCGAGGCATACCTCGGGTTGGTGGCTTTCACCGTGTTTCTCCGCCGCCTTCGCGACGGCGAGCACGGCGGCGGAGTGACCGTGCTGATGCGCTACACCCTTCGCCTTCTCACTCTCCAACAGTTCGAGCGTGCCGCGGCGTTGATCTGCGCCATGGAGCGAGTTCGCGCCGAGAGAAGAGGAGGAGATCTCGGCAGCACGCCGGTGTCGATCGGCATGTGGGTGGGCATGTCGGCGACTCCGAACAAGCTCGGCCGTGCCGAGATCAAACTCGACGAACTACGGAAGAACCCGGAAAGGCCGCTCCAGAAGGAAAACCCGGTCCAGCTTCACTCCTGCCCGTGGTGTGGAGAACCGTTGGGGGCAGGCGACTACGAGGTACGTCCGCAGCTCACGCGGATGCTGGTGCGTTGTCCGAACACGGATTGCGAATTCGGCACCGACGAGGGACTGCCCGTCCATCTGGTGGACGAGGCAGTCTACGACGCTCATCCGACGCTGGTCATCGCCACAGTGGACAAGTTCGCGTCCATGCCGTGGCGGCCGGAGACGGCGGCGTTGTTCAACCGAGACCTCGGGAGCGAGATCCGGAAGCCGGAGCTCATCGTCCAGGACGAGCTGCACCTCATCTCGGGTCCGCTCGGTACCCTTACCGGTCTGTACGAGACGGCGGTGGATGTCCTGGCCGACAGGCCGAAGATCGTTGCCTCGACCGCGACGATCCGCCGCGCCTCCGGCCAGGTGGGAGCACTGTTCGATCGGAAGCTGGCACAGTTCCCGCCCGCCGGCCTCGATTCCAGGGATTCGTGGTTCGCCGTGGAAGCTTCGCGGGAGGACAAGGCGTCACGTCGCTACATCGGACTGCTCACGCCGGCGACCAGTCAGGCAACCCTGCTGGTCAGGACTTACGCGGCGCTGTTCCAGGCTGTGGCACGTACCGAAGCCGACCCCATGGTGCGCGATGCCTATTGGACGCTCGTGGGGTACTTCAACAGTCTGCGGCTGTTGTCCGCCGCCGAGCTGCAAGTGCTCGACGACGTACAGGACCGCTTGGAGTTGCTGGCCAAGCGGGATGGCTCCAGCGGCGCGCGTTCGGTGTCATCTCACATCGAGCTGAGCAGTCGTGCGGATTCGAGTGCGATCCCCAGCTACTTGAAGCTGTTGAAGTGCGCGTGGCCGGACGAGGAAAAGACCCTGGACTTCCTGCTCGCGACGAACATGATCTCTGTCGGTGTCGATATCGACCGGCTCGGTCTCATGGCGGTCATGGGTCAACCACAGACCACCGCCGAGTACATCCAGGCGACCAGTCGGGTGGGGCGACGGCACCCGGGTCTCATCGCCGTCATGCTCAACTCGGCGCGGTCGAGGGATCGGTCGCACTACGAGAACTTCCCCGGCTTCCACTCGGCTCTCTATCGCGAGGTGGAGTCGACCAGTGTCACACCCTTCTCCGCACGTGCTCGCGACAGGGGGTTCCATGCCGTGGTCGTCGCGCTCACCCGACTGACGATCGCCAAAGCATCTCCCAACCAGGCGGCCTCGGACATCGAGACCTTCCTGCCCGAGATCATTTCGACGGTACGGCCCGCGATTCTGGACCGAGTCCAGTCGGTCGACCCCGATGAGTCGGAGGCGACGGCCGAGTACTTCGACGATTTCATCGCCTGGTGGCGCGAGGAAGCCGATGCCGAACCGGACCTCGTGTACGAAGCCAAGCGTGGAAGCCGAGATCCCGCCCTGTTGAAGGGATTCGACAGCAGCGATGACGGCTCTGGCGGCTGGGACACCCTCTGGAGCCTTCGTGACGTCGACGCAGAGTCGACGCTCTTTCTCGAGAAACGGTAG
- the drmB gene encoding DUF1998 domain-containing protein translates to MTALAAGTPSGAFVTSTQSRRSFSRNGRNEVTPPPSSRRRSGGVPARPRARKLGAVRRSQLVTTYGVGAMIAIDNESFIVAGIDSWNIDDAPEIFERRLAKVLRVKSFRLPPAPDPDRGVDGVRVRRFPEFYSCPECRVLQPFSAFNCLPGRANCPSCQEDLVPSRFVLACDDGHIEDFPYWKWVHRGSEQSRGLCGGTLTLRTEGNTASLRSVVVRCTCGVPDVSMEGAFRVKSLRELGIRCEGRRPWLSGAKPQPCTRHPRAMQRGSSSAWHPVMRSALSIPPWGEGVRGLVEREKLIGAPEDAIRWHFEKRPGLLKRADTTIEEVIHFAREMSEDTPTPGESVDAPVDPHTLLRKEEYESLCRGNPEQRTSEWQPFVCEKPEGDLTPVHALGLAEIMLAKRLREVRALEGFTRGVAPLESEPEQRLAELHLSHDVDWLPAIEVKGEGVFVRLDEDRLREWETNPAVIEQVEQMRLNHLALIRERTPSNPKTSGPKSPVSPRFVLLHTLAHILINEWSLDGGYPASALRERLYAGDTMAGILVYTATSDSAGSLGGIVAQGDPERLAATLRSALARAAWCSNDPLCMESGASGADSVNLAACHACVLLPETSCELNNSFLDRTLLVGAPSGAVPGYFQQIAAVN, encoded by the coding sequence ATGACGGCTCTGGCGGCTGGGACACCCTCTGGAGCCTTCGTGACGTCGACGCAGAGTCGACGCTCTTTCTCGAGAAACGGTAGGAACGAAGTGACTCCTCCTCCATCATCACGGCGCCGGAGCGGCGGCGTCCCCGCCCGGCCGCGCGCACGCAAACTCGGGGCGGTGCGACGATCGCAGCTCGTCACCACCTATGGGGTGGGCGCGATGATCGCGATCGACAACGAGTCGTTCATCGTGGCGGGAATCGACTCGTGGAACATCGACGACGCACCGGAAATCTTCGAACGCAGGCTCGCAAAGGTGCTCAGGGTCAAGTCGTTCCGATTGCCGCCGGCGCCTGATCCCGACCGCGGTGTCGACGGCGTCCGGGTACGCAGATTTCCCGAGTTCTACTCGTGTCCCGAGTGCCGTGTCCTCCAGCCGTTCTCCGCCTTCAATTGCCTCCCCGGTCGTGCGAACTGTCCGAGCTGTCAAGAAGACTTGGTGCCCTCCCGATTCGTCCTGGCGTGCGACGACGGCCACATCGAGGACTTTCCCTACTGGAAGTGGGTGCATCGAGGTTCCGAGCAGTCGAGAGGTCTCTGCGGGGGGACGCTGACACTGCGGACGGAAGGCAACACAGCGTCACTTCGGTCGGTCGTCGTGAGGTGCACGTGCGGCGTGCCGGACGTCTCGATGGAGGGTGCTTTCCGCGTAAAATCATTGAGAGAGCTGGGTATTCGTTGTGAAGGCCGTCGGCCGTGGCTCAGCGGGGCGAAGCCGCAACCGTGCACGCGCCATCCTCGGGCCATGCAGCGAGGTTCGTCTTCCGCTTGGCACCCGGTCATGCGGAGCGCGTTGTCGATTCCGCCGTGGGGCGAGGGAGTGCGTGGACTGGTCGAGCGGGAGAAGTTGATCGGGGCACCCGAGGACGCCATCCGTTGGCATTTCGAGAAGCGACCAGGACTCTTGAAGAGAGCCGACACGACCATCGAGGAAGTGATCCACTTCGCTCGCGAAATGAGCGAGGACACACCGACTCCTGGCGAGAGCGTGGACGCACCTGTCGATCCCCATACATTGCTGCGAAAGGAGGAATACGAAAGTTTGTGTCGCGGCAACCCTGAACAACGTACGTCGGAGTGGCAGCCGTTCGTCTGCGAGAAGCCGGAAGGCGATCTGACACCGGTGCACGCGCTCGGTCTCGCCGAGATCATGTTGGCGAAGCGATTGCGCGAGGTTCGCGCACTGGAAGGGTTCACGCGTGGCGTCGCGCCGCTGGAGAGCGAGCCAGAGCAGCGGCTCGCCGAGCTTCACCTGTCCCACGACGTCGACTGGTTGCCCGCGATCGAAGTCAAGGGTGAAGGTGTCTTCGTCAGACTCGATGAAGATCGCTTGCGCGAGTGGGAGACGAATCCCGCCGTGATCGAACAGGTCGAGCAGATGCGGCTGAACCATCTCGCGCTCATCCGGGAGCGGACCCCGTCGAATCCGAAGACAAGCGGGCCCAAGTCTCCGGTGTCTCCGCGGTTCGTGTTGCTCCACACGTTGGCGCACATCCTGATCAACGAGTGGAGCCTGGACGGCGGCTACCCCGCGTCCGCGCTCAGGGAACGCCTGTATGCCGGTGACACCATGGCCGGAATCCTCGTCTATACCGCGACGAGCGACTCCGCCGGAAGCCTTGGCGGAATCGTTGCGCAGGGTGATCCGGAGCGTCTGGCCGCGACGCTGCGATCCGCCCTCGCGCGAGCGGCTTGGTGCTCGAACGACCCCTTGTGCATGGAATCCGGGGCGAGCGGGGCGGACAGCGTCAATCTCGCGGCATGTCACGCGTGCGTGCTGTTGCCCGAGACGAGCTGCGAGCTGAACAACAGCTTCCTGGATCGCACGCTGCTTGTCGGTGCTCCTTCCGGGGCGGTGCCCGGATACTTTCAACAGATCGCTGCGGTGAACTGA
- a CDS encoding very short patch repair endonuclease, giving the protein MSKQKSRNTRIEMELRKALFARGLRYRVHRRPVKGVRREADVVFGPARVAVFVDGCFWHGCPEHATWPKNNADFWRTKIETNRRRDLDTDARLAEAGWLAVRVWEHEAAEAAAARVHEIVLARRPG; this is encoded by the coding sequence ATGAGCAAGCAGAAGTCTCGAAATACTCGAATCGAGATGGAACTGCGCAAAGCCTTGTTCGCCCGAGGGTTGCGGTACCGCGTCCATCGCAGGCCGGTGAAAGGTGTACGCCGGGAAGCCGACGTCGTGTTCGGTCCTGCACGGGTCGCGGTCTTCGTGGACGGTTGCTTCTGGCATGGCTGTCCGGAGCACGCGACGTGGCCGAAGAACAACGCCGACTTCTGGCGCACGAAGATCGAAACCAATCGCCGGCGCGACCTGGACACCGATGCTCGCCTTGCCGAAGCAGGATGGCTGGCTGTGCGGGTATGGGAACACGAAGCAGCCGAAGCCGCGGCCGCCCGCGTGCACGAAATCGTGCTCGCCAGACGGCCGGGCTGA
- a CDS encoding TetR/AcrR family transcriptional regulator has protein sequence MSLRDRQRAETRSLVQTHAVRLFTDVGYDATTVADVAAAAGVSAMTVYRHFPTKEDLVLYDEYDPVTASAVAAQPAGPLPLRIGRALESTAALGSSSEKAFLLARLRLMISVPALRARHLDSQYATADAIVAALCGASPAPEEEFRVRATAMACLGAAHVALIRWAETDGEGDLPGLIREALTSVFDG, from the coding sequence GTGAGCCTCCGAGACCGCCAGCGCGCCGAGACCCGGTCTCTGGTGCAAACGCACGCCGTCCGCCTCTTCACCGACGTCGGCTACGACGCGACCACCGTCGCCGACGTCGCCGCGGCGGCCGGGGTCTCGGCGATGACGGTGTACCGGCACTTCCCGACGAAGGAGGACCTGGTCCTCTACGACGAGTACGACCCGGTGACCGCTTCTGCTGTCGCTGCTCAGCCGGCCGGTCCTTTGCCTTTGCGGATCGGGCGCGCTTTGGAGTCGACTGCCGCTTTGGGGTCCTCGTCGGAGAAGGCGTTCCTGCTGGCGCGGCTGCGGCTGATGATCTCGGTGCCTGCGCTGCGGGCGCGGCATCTGGACAGCCAGTACGCGACGGCTGATGCGATCGTGGCCGCTCTTTGTGGGGCTTCGCCGGCGCCCGAGGAGGAGTTTCGGGTGCGGGCTACGGCTATGGCTTGCCTGGGGGCGGCGCATGTGGCGCTGATCCGGTGGGCTGAGACGGACGGGGAGGGAGACTTGCCGGGGTTGATCCGGGAGGCGCTGACCAGCGTATTCGACGGCTAG
- a CDS encoding SDR family oxidoreductase — MKTALVTGASRGIGAAIARRLERDGVEVRRQDSSQADLSTMEGVDKALEGIDSLDILVNNAAAPPAGPIETDTPESFDHLMAVNVRAPYFLIQRAPINDGGRVINISSVATRMANPAQTSFAMTKGALETMSRTLAQQLGPRGITVNVVAPGATRTEANEGIFTPELEAAIANLTAHRKLGNQDDIADVVAFLASDDARWVTGQVLDASGGLFLGPRT, encoded by the coding sequence ATGAAGACGGCATTGGTGACGGGAGCCTCACGCGGGATCGGGGCGGCGATCGCGCGGAGGCTCGAGAGAGACGGCGTCGAAGTCCGAAGGCAGGACAGCAGCCAGGCCGACTTGTCGACCATGGAGGGCGTCGACAAAGCCCTGGAAGGCATCGACAGCCTCGACATCCTGGTCAACAACGCGGCCGCGCCACCGGCGGGGCCCATCGAGACGGACACGCCCGAAAGCTTCGACCATCTGATGGCGGTGAACGTGAGAGCGCCGTACTTCCTCATCCAGCGAGCGCCGATCAACGACGGCGGCCGCGTCATCAACATCTCCTCGGTCGCCACGCGGATGGCCAACCCGGCGCAGACGTCCTTCGCGATGACCAAGGGCGCGCTCGAGACGATGAGCCGCACCCTCGCCCAGCAGCTCGGGCCGCGCGGGATCACGGTCAACGTCGTCGCGCCGGGCGCCACCAGGACCGAGGCCAACGAGGGGATCTTCACGCCCGAGCTGGAGGCCGCGATCGCGAACCTCACGGCACACCGAAAGCTGGGGAACCAAGACGACATAGCGGACGTCGTCGCGTTCCTCGCCTCCGACGACGCCCGGTGGGTGACCGGGCAGGTCCTCGACGCGAGCGGCGGGTTGTTCCTCGGTCCGCGAACCTGA
- a CDS encoding SWIM zinc finger family protein — protein MTWFSEDELRRQAGDVSFARGAKYLESVETLDDVAGGVTAVVSGTDRYTVRLRDIDGELVGECSCPHAADGFFCKHCVAVGLLVLEGAADGGAADIRGYVETLARDELVELLVGHANEDPALFRKLSLRAGREDLDALRRHVEGTLRLRGFVGFQGTVAYTGKVREVLATAREVMDGPLLCRIVELVVEALDFVEDSFGALAEEVRGALALYAEACADSPPEPKELAEWLLRLDLDGSGRVDVSIADFTAGLGFEGLAVFRAGVEERWRLDDGEDPYRSRKLQRLREGFAAMRNWKA, from the coding sequence GTGACGTGGTTCAGCGAGGACGAACTCCGCAGGCAGGCCGGTGACGTCTCCTTCGCGCGCGGGGCCAAGTACCTGGAGTCGGTGGAGACGCTGGACGACGTCGCGGGCGGGGTCACGGCGGTGGTCAGCGGCACCGACCGGTACACGGTCCGGTTGCGCGACATCGACGGCGAGCTGGTGGGCGAGTGTTCCTGCCCGCACGCGGCGGACGGGTTCTTCTGCAAGCATTGCGTGGCCGTCGGCCTGCTGGTCCTCGAGGGCGCGGCGGACGGGGGCGCGGCCGACATCCGCGGGTACGTCGAAACCCTCGCTCGCGACGAGCTGGTCGAACTGCTCGTCGGGCACGCGAACGAGGATCCCGCCCTGTTCCGCAAACTGTCGCTCAGGGCCGGTCGCGAGGACCTCGACGCGTTGCGGCGTCATGTCGAGGGGACGTTGCGGTTGCGCGGTTTCGTCGGCTTCCAGGGCACGGTCGCGTACACCGGGAAGGTCCGCGAGGTGCTCGCCACCGCCAGGGAAGTGATGGACGGGCCGCTGCTGTGCCGCATCGTCGAGCTGGTGGTGGAGGCCCTGGACTTCGTCGAAGACTCGTTCGGCGCGCTCGCCGAAGAGGTCAGGGGCGCGCTCGCGTTGTACGCGGAGGCCTGCGCGGACTCGCCGCCGGAGCCCAAGGAGCTCGCGGAGTGGTTGCTAAGGCTTGATCTCGACGGATCCGGCCGCGTCGACGTGAGCATCGCGGACTTCACCGCCGGGCTCGGCTTCGAGGGGCTCGCGGTGTTCCGCGCCGGCGTCGAGGAGCGGTGGCGGCTCGACGACGGCGAGGACCCGTACCGCAGCCGCAAACTCCAACGGCTGCGCGAGGGCTTCGCGGCGATGAGGAACTGGAAGGCTTAG
- a CDS encoding tetratricopeptide repeat protein, producing the protein MGAEKRKWNTKVDDYLNRKAAERGHVIAMARMGSTALERGDPDEAEAWFRKAAAGGDRVAMGNLAHLLRERGAPEQAERWYREAATAGDSHAMSQLGNLCAQRGSLDDAEDWWRRAADEGRVEAMAELGRLLHRRGALREAEGWAGQAAEAGNVEGMITLGAVLCDTDRAREAEPWWRRAGEEGDASALCKLGLKAERRNDLARAESCYHAAAAAGAPEAAVRLGLVLHRRGEVEAAERWYLKAAKRGDAAAMTNLGVLANDRNDPGEATAWYRKAAELGSVPAYTNLGRLAADHGNFQEAEHWFRAAADTGDQAGQRDLEELYRNRQRF; encoded by the coding sequence GTGGGCGCCGAAAAACGCAAATGGAACACCAAGGTCGACGACTATCTGAACCGGAAGGCGGCGGAACGCGGACACGTGATCGCCATGGCACGTATGGGATCCACCGCACTGGAGCGCGGCGATCCCGACGAGGCCGAGGCGTGGTTCCGCAAGGCCGCCGCGGGCGGGGACCGGGTCGCGATGGGCAACCTGGCGCATCTCCTGCGCGAACGCGGCGCGCCCGAACAGGCCGAACGCTGGTACCGCGAAGCCGCGACCGCCGGTGATTCGCATGCCATGTCGCAGCTGGGAAATCTCTGTGCGCAGCGGGGCAGCCTCGACGACGCCGAGGACTGGTGGCGGCGCGCCGCCGACGAGGGCCGCGTCGAGGCGATGGCGGAACTCGGAAGGTTGCTGCACCGGCGCGGTGCGCTCCGGGAGGCCGAGGGCTGGGCGGGCCAGGCCGCGGAGGCGGGCAACGTCGAAGGGATGATCACGCTCGGCGCCGTGCTGTGCGACACCGATCGGGCGCGTGAAGCGGAACCGTGGTGGCGCAGGGCGGGCGAAGAAGGCGACGCTTCCGCTCTCTGCAAACTCGGCCTCAAGGCCGAACGCCGGAACGACCTCGCGCGCGCCGAAAGCTGCTATCACGCCGCCGCGGCCGCCGGTGCCCCCGAAGCCGCCGTCCGGCTCGGCCTGGTGCTGCACCGGCGCGGCGAGGTCGAAGCCGCCGAACGCTGGTACCTGAAGGCCGCCAAACGAGGCGACGCCGCGGCGATGACCAACCTCGGCGTCCTCGCCAACGACCGGAACGACCCCGGCGAGGCCACCGCCTGGTACCGGAAGGCCGCCGAACTCGGCAGCGTCCCCGCGTACACCAACCTCGGCAGGCTCGCAGCCGACCACGGGAACTTCCAAGAGGCCGAACACTGGTTCCGCGCGGCCGCCGACACCGGCGACCAGGCGGGGCAACGGGATCTGGAGGAGCTGTACCGCAACCGGCAGCGGTTCTAG